Proteins from a genomic interval of Enterococcus faecium:
- the ndk gene encoding nucleoside-diphosphate kinase: MERTLVIIKPDGVRRHLVGSIIQRFEAKGLAIAEMKFETMTPELAKEHYQHLTERSFFDELIDYMTSGPVVYLVLVGEEVIDIVRKMVGATKAADAVPGTIRGDYALPGTENIIHASDSRDAAVKEIARFFPPFDINKPSEKAAK; encoded by the coding sequence ATGGAAAGAACACTTGTTATTATCAAGCCAGACGGCGTGAGACGCCATTTAGTCGGAAGCATCATCCAACGTTTTGAAGCAAAGGGACTGGCCATTGCTGAAATGAAGTTTGAAACTATGACTCCTGAATTAGCAAAAGAACATTATCAGCACTTGACTGAGCGCAGTTTTTTTGATGAACTGATCGATTACATGACTTCCGGTCCTGTCGTTTATCTTGTGCTGGTCGGCGAGGAAGTGATCGATATCGTCCGTAAGATGGTTGGAGCAACAAAAGCTGCCGATGCTGTTCCAGGTACGATCCGAGGAGACTACGCGCTGCCGGGGACTGAAAACATCATTCACGCTTCTGATTCCCGTGATGCTGCGGTAAAAGAGATCGCCCGCTTTTTCCCGCCATTCGATATAAACAAACCGTCTGAAAAAGCGGCGAAGTGA
- a CDS encoding HAD family hydrolase translates to MKGAIFDLDGLLVDTEKTYRDGWLWGFQQFDIHIPKEIVDAWGGKNWKQSFDILVKAAGSPEKVQEVRAKREEYFYQQLTSGAIHLKPYAKEILADLKERHMKLGIATTTVTKRATDILDHFKLADYFDTFTFGDEVSENKPSPIPYLTALERTGLEASSAFAVEDSLVGATAASRAGLGVVLIPDSSFVRNYTVEEKEKLKLLAEGKDLRTVIEMLNKKTEK, encoded by the coding sequence ATGAAAGGTGCAATATTTGATTTAGATGGTTTGTTAGTTGACACAGAAAAAACGTATCGTGATGGCTGGCTTTGGGGATTTCAGCAATTTGATATCCATATCCCAAAAGAAATCGTTGACGCTTGGGGCGGAAAAAACTGGAAACAAAGTTTTGATATTTTAGTGAAAGCAGCAGGTAGCCCTGAAAAAGTACAGGAAGTCCGAGCGAAGCGTGAAGAATATTTTTATCAACAGCTGACAAGCGGAGCCATCCACTTAAAACCATATGCAAAAGAAATATTGGCAGACTTAAAAGAACGTCATATGAAACTAGGCATTGCTACGACCACTGTTACGAAAAGAGCAACAGATATCTTGGATCACTTTAAATTAGCTGATTACTTTGACACGTTTACATTCGGAGACGAAGTGTCGGAGAACAAGCCTTCACCGATTCCTTATCTGACAGCTTTGGAACGAACAGGATTAGAAGCTAGTTCAGCCTTTGCAGTGGAAGATTCTTTAGTAGGAGCAACAGCTGCTTCACGAGCAGGATTAGGCGTTGTTTTGATACCTGATTCCAGTTTTGTCCGAAATTATACCGTCGAAGAAAAGGAAAAATTGAAACTTCTTGCGGAAGGAAAAGATCTTCGAACTGTTATTGAAATGTTAAATAAAAAAACAGAAAAATAA
- the mgtA gene encoding magnesium-translocating P-type ATPase — protein sequence MEKKKDTQKIYAAFAGKTKQELFELFHASANGLTEEQIERSRENYGENAISYGKKTPFIVEILKAYITPFTLVLIALGIISFITEYVLAAPGDKDLFGVAIIFTMVIVSGTMTLIQSVRSNQAAEKLKSLVKVTAAVKRNGKYTEIPMEEIVCGDLVRLSAGDMIPADMRLLSAKDLFISQAALTGESYPVEKHAKVCEDDQQSETSYENLVFMGSNVISGSAEGIIVSVGNETLFGHVAETLSEKPIQSSFELGIHKTSMLLIKFMSLMAPAVIVINGLTKGDWLEAFLFGLSVAVGLTPEMLPMIVTTNLVKGASVMAKKGTVIKNLNAIQNFGAIDVLCTDKTGTLTQDKIILEYHMDCEGNEDDRVLRHAYLNSYYQTGLKNLLDVAIIDEATETLDTDKINYQKVDEIPFDFERRRMSVVVADPAGKTQMITKGAIEEMLNISKFIDLGGTVTPLTKERKEAVLAKVQSLNEDGLRVIGVAQKTNPSVVGEFSVKDESDMVLIGYLAFLDPPKETTKQALKALKEHGVAVKVLTGDNELVTRSVCRQVGLEINELVTGEKISEMSDHELAQVAEDHEVFVKLNPQQKARLTTALRKNGHTVGFLGDGINDAPAMKVADIGISVDTAVDIAKESADVILLEKDLTILERGLLSGRETFGNIMKYIKATASSNFGNMFSVLIASTFLPFLPMLPLQLLFLNLIYDVSCISLPWDRMDKEYLDEPKKWNASSIGEFMVYFGPTSSIFDITTYLLMYFVICPAVVGGSFHTLDSSQRVIFIALFHAGWFVESLWTQTLVLHALRTPKVPFIQSNATFAMFVITTLGIIVGSVLPFTSFGAELGLMPLPGNYWLWLFATVIAYLALVTAVKKIYIRRFQELL from the coding sequence ATGGAAAAAAAGAAAGATACACAAAAAATCTATGCAGCTTTTGCTGGAAAAACGAAACAAGAATTATTTGAACTATTCCATGCATCAGCAAATGGATTGACAGAAGAACAAATCGAACGTTCAAGAGAAAATTACGGTGAAAATGCGATTTCATATGGCAAAAAAACACCATTCATTGTAGAAATATTGAAAGCATACATCACGCCATTTACATTAGTGTTGATCGCATTAGGAATTATTTCATTCATCACGGAATATGTATTAGCAGCTCCTGGAGATAAAGATCTTTTCGGTGTAGCCATTATCTTCACTATGGTTATCGTCAGCGGGACAATGACGTTGATTCAGTCCGTACGTTCCAATCAAGCGGCTGAAAAACTGAAATCACTTGTGAAAGTAACGGCAGCTGTAAAACGTAATGGAAAGTACACAGAGATTCCTATGGAAGAAATCGTCTGTGGAGATCTTGTTCGGCTTTCAGCAGGGGATATGATACCAGCGGATATGCGTTTATTGTCCGCAAAGGATTTATTCATTTCCCAAGCAGCATTGACAGGGGAAAGCTATCCAGTAGAAAAGCATGCGAAAGTATGTGAAGACGATCAGCAAAGCGAAACAAGTTACGAAAATCTTGTCTTTATGGGAAGTAATGTCATCAGTGGAAGTGCGGAAGGAATCATTGTTTCTGTTGGAAATGAAACACTATTTGGTCATGTAGCAGAAACGCTATCTGAAAAACCAATTCAATCAAGCTTTGAATTAGGCATCCATAAAACATCCATGCTACTGATCAAATTTATGTCATTGATGGCTCCAGCAGTTATCGTCATCAATGGGCTTACAAAAGGGGATTGGCTAGAAGCTTTTCTTTTTGGACTATCTGTAGCAGTTGGTCTAACACCTGAAATGCTTCCAATGATCGTTACGACGAATTTGGTCAAAGGAGCAAGTGTGATGGCCAAAAAAGGAACAGTGATCAAAAATTTGAATGCCATCCAGAACTTTGGTGCAATCGATGTGTTATGTACGGATAAAACGGGGACATTGACACAAGATAAAATCATTCTTGAATATCATATGGATTGTGAAGGAAATGAAGATGATCGTGTTTTGCGCCATGCGTATCTAAATAGCTACTATCAAACAGGGCTGAAAAATTTGTTAGATGTGGCTATCATTGATGAAGCAACAGAAACTTTAGATACAGATAAGATCAATTATCAAAAAGTGGATGAAATTCCTTTTGATTTTGAACGTCGTCGTATGAGTGTTGTGGTTGCTGATCCAGCTGGTAAAACACAAATGATCACAAAAGGCGCGATTGAAGAAATGCTGAACATTTCTAAATTTATTGATCTTGGCGGTACTGTTACACCATTAACAAAAGAACGAAAAGAAGCCGTACTTGCAAAAGTACAGTCACTTAATGAAGATGGCTTACGAGTGATTGGTGTCGCACAAAAGACCAATCCAAGCGTCGTTGGAGAATTTTCAGTCAAAGATGAGTCAGACATGGTTTTGATTGGTTATCTTGCTTTCCTTGATCCACCAAAAGAAACAACGAAACAAGCGTTGAAAGCTCTGAAAGAACATGGTGTAGCTGTAAAAGTTCTGACTGGGGACAACGAATTAGTTACACGTTCAGTGTGCCGTCAAGTAGGTCTAGAGATCAATGAATTGGTTACCGGTGAGAAAATCTCGGAAATGAGTGATCATGAATTAGCACAAGTAGCTGAAGACCATGAAGTATTCGTAAAATTGAATCCTCAGCAAAAAGCACGTTTGACGACAGCTTTACGTAAAAATGGTCATACTGTCGGATTTTTAGGAGATGGTATCAATGACGCTCCTGCAATGAAAGTGGCTGATATCGGTATTTCTGTAGATACAGCTGTGGATATTGCGAAAGAATCTGCAGACGTGATCCTTTTAGAAAAAGATTTGACGATTTTGGAAAGAGGCCTTCTTTCTGGACGAGAAACTTTTGGGAATATCATGAAATATATCAAGGCTACAGCAAGTTCTAATTTTGGCAATATGTTTTCCGTGCTGATTGCAAGTACGTTCCTGCCATTTTTACCAATGCTGCCTTTACAACTTTTGTTTTTGAATCTGATCTATGATGTTTCCTGCATTTCCTTGCCATGGGATCGGATGGATAAAGAATATTTGGACGAGCCAAAAAAATGGAATGCATCTAGTATTGGGGAATTCATGGTTTACTTTGGTCCAACAAGTTCGATATTTGATATTACTACTTACTTGTTGATGTATTTTGTTATTTGTCCTGCTGTAGTGGGCGGAAGTTTCCATACATTGGATAGTTCACAGCGAGTGATTTTCATCGCATTATTCCATGCAGGATGGTTTGTCGAATCACTATGGACACAAACCTTAGTGCTCCATGCACTGCGTACACCGAAAGTACCATTTATCCAAAGCAACGCAACATTTGCCATGTTTGTTATCACTACATTAGGAATTATTGTCGGTTCTGTCCTTCCTTTTACAAGTTTTGGTGCTGAATTAGGCTTGATGCCACTTCCTGGCAATTACTGGTTATGGTTATTTGCTACAGTCATCGCTTATCTGGCGCTTGTGACAGCTGTGAAGAAAATCTATATCCGTCGATTCCAAGAACTCTTATAA
- a CDS encoding MetQ/NlpA family ABC transporter substrate-binding protein, translating into MKKIIRFVVITFVAIIWLTGCSQGKADTTDKKETIVKLGIIGEDTDVWDNVKDRLKKENINLEYVKFTDYNQPNVALADGSIDLNSFQHQFFLDNYNKEHGTDLVSIGNTVNAPLGIYSNTLKDVADIKDGAKVAIPNDVTNGGRALLLLQTAGLIKVDKAKGQAPTVSDITENRKNLDISELDASQTARALSDVDISVINSGVAVDAGFNPASDAIFLEPVDDHARPYVNIIVARKEDENNKTYQKIVDAYQTEDTVKVIEKTSKGSSVPAWETFGRK; encoded by the coding sequence ATGAAAAAAATTATTCGTTTTGTAGTCATTACATTTGTAGCAATTATTTGGTTGACAGGGTGTAGCCAAGGAAAAGCAGATACAACTGACAAAAAAGAAACTATCGTAAAACTAGGGATTATTGGAGAAGATACAGATGTATGGGACAACGTGAAAGACCGTTTGAAAAAGGAGAACATTAATTTGGAATACGTGAAATTTACAGATTACAATCAACCAAATGTGGCTTTAGCAGATGGATCGATTGATTTGAATTCTTTCCAACATCAATTTTTTTTAGACAATTACAATAAAGAACACGGAACTGATTTAGTATCGATCGGAAATACTGTCAATGCACCGCTGGGAATTTATTCTAACACTTTGAAGGATGTAGCTGATATCAAAGACGGAGCAAAAGTAGCAATCCCTAATGATGTTACAAATGGCGGCAGAGCTCTTCTGTTATTGCAAACTGCTGGATTGATCAAAGTGGATAAGGCAAAAGGACAAGCGCCCACTGTTTCTGATATTACCGAGAATAGAAAAAATCTAGACATTTCTGAATTAGATGCTTCCCAAACAGCACGTGCTTTGTCAGATGTAGACATTTCAGTGATCAATAGCGGTGTAGCTGTAGATGCTGGATTTAATCCTGCTTCTGATGCCATCTTCTTAGAACCAGTGGATGACCATGCACGTCCTTATGTGAATATCATCGTTGCAAGAAAAGAAGATGAAAACAATAAAACGTATCAAAAAATAGTAGACGCTTATCAAACAGAAGACACAGTCAAAGTAATCGAGAAAACATCAAAAGGATCAAGCGTGCCTGCATGGGAAACATTCGGGAGAAAATAA
- a CDS encoding methionine ABC transporter ATP-binding protein produces the protein MIELRDVSVCFKQKEKEIQAVDSVDLTIEKGDVYGIVGYSGAGKSTLVRVMNLLQKPTAGEVIVNQTNLSQLSPKELRKERKAIGMIFQHFNLMESRTIFDNVDFSLKYSGKSKQERRQKVNELLELVGLEEKASAYPKQLSGGQKQRVAIARALANEPKVLLCDEATSALDPKTTLQILALLKKLNRQLGLTIVLITHEMQVVKEICNKVAVMEDGRIVEKGSSIQIFSNPEEELTKDFIRTATHLDQALETIIAHSAFADQIANKWLVELSYIGNQTNEPLIAHLYSKYQVTANILYGNVELLQETPLGSLIVTLAGETKQRKKALDYLIKSGVKINILQKNELDSRIKVIEGGR, from the coding sequence ATGATTGAATTGCGAGATGTTTCTGTATGTTTCAAACAAAAAGAAAAAGAGATACAGGCAGTAGATTCTGTAGATTTAACGATTGAAAAAGGCGATGTTTATGGAATCGTCGGTTACTCAGGTGCAGGGAAAAGTACGTTAGTTCGTGTGATGAATTTGCTGCAGAAACCAACAGCAGGAGAAGTCATTGTCAATCAGACGAATTTGAGTCAGCTCTCTCCCAAAGAATTGCGAAAAGAAAGAAAGGCCATCGGTATGATCTTTCAGCATTTCAATCTAATGGAAAGCCGAACTATTTTTGACAACGTTGATTTTTCTTTAAAGTATTCTGGAAAATCGAAACAGGAACGTCGTCAAAAAGTGAATGAACTACTGGAACTTGTCGGTTTGGAAGAAAAAGCATCTGCTTATCCTAAACAACTGTCGGGGGGACAAAAACAACGAGTAGCAATCGCACGAGCTTTGGCGAATGAACCTAAGGTATTATTATGTGATGAAGCAACCAGTGCACTTGATCCGAAAACGACCCTTCAGATCCTTGCATTGTTAAAAAAATTGAATCGCCAGTTAGGTTTAACAATCGTCCTGATCACTCATGAGATGCAAGTTGTCAAAGAAATCTGCAACAAGGTAGCGGTTATGGAAGATGGAAGAATCGTTGAAAAAGGTAGCAGCATCCAGATCTTCAGCAATCCTGAAGAAGAATTGACCAAAGATTTTATTCGAACAGCTACTCATCTTGACCAAGCATTAGAAACGATCATTGCCCATTCTGCTTTTGCCGATCAGATCGCCAATAAATGGCTGGTGGAATTAAGTTATATTGGAAATCAGACGAACGAACCTCTAATCGCTCATCTGTACAGCAAATATCAAGTAACAGCGAATATTTTATATGGCAATGTAGAGTTATTACAAGAAACGCCGTTAGGGAGTTTGATCGTTACTTTAGCTGGAGAAACCAAACAGCGGAAAAAAGCATTGGATTATTTGATCAAATCTGGTGTAAAAATAAATATTTTACAAAAAAACGAATTAGATAGTCGTATCAAAGTGATCGAAGGAGGAAGATAA
- a CDS encoding M20 family metallopeptidase, whose translation MTTTISTNQLKDLIQYRLPEYQALALDIHEHPEVSNYEFYSSAALIKQLEKERFWVEKEVAGHRTAFDARYISNKPGPTIAFLAEFDALPGIGHACGHNLFGTYSVLAASIVKQFIDETGGEIRVYGTPGEEGGENGSAKGSFVREGFFEDVDVALCVHPAFRYGKTTESLANDPVDIKFYGVASHAAAAPEKGVNALEALIQVFNGINALRLQLPKDVNIHGIITDGGVAANVIPDYAAGRFYLRAGNRQTLDKVYEKVENIVRGAAISTGTTFEFGLFQNAVDDVIVTPSFDDLFFQHAKEAGVPDEEIETEQRTSLGSSDVGNVSQVIPTIQPTVAISETYIAGHTEEFKAAAKSDKGLASIAIAAELLANTALDLLKEPKLLERIKQEHQEIVARKKQEGATF comes from the coding sequence ATGACAACAACAATCTCAACAAACCAATTGAAGGATCTAATCCAATATCGTTTACCAGAATATCAAGCACTTGCTCTAGATATCCACGAACATCCTGAAGTAAGTAACTATGAGTTTTATTCCTCAGCAGCGTTGATTAAACAATTAGAAAAAGAAAGGTTTTGGGTAGAAAAAGAAGTAGCTGGACACCGAACAGCCTTTGATGCACGTTATATTTCCAATAAACCCGGTCCCACAATTGCCTTTTTGGCAGAATTCGATGCTTTACCAGGTATTGGTCATGCATGCGGGCATAATTTGTTTGGTACTTACTCCGTATTAGCCGCCAGCATAGTGAAGCAATTCATTGATGAAACTGGTGGAGAAATCCGTGTATATGGCACCCCAGGGGAAGAAGGGGGCGAGAACGGATCAGCTAAAGGCAGCTTTGTTCGAGAAGGTTTTTTTGAGGATGTCGATGTAGCGTTATGCGTCCATCCAGCTTTTCGTTATGGGAAAACGACAGAATCTTTAGCGAATGATCCAGTCGACATCAAATTTTACGGTGTCGCTTCCCATGCAGCAGCAGCACCTGAAAAAGGAGTAAATGCTTTGGAAGCATTGATCCAAGTGTTTAATGGAATCAACGCTCTACGCTTGCAATTGCCAAAAGATGTCAATATCCATGGGATCATTACAGACGGAGGAGTAGCTGCCAACGTCATTCCAGATTACGCTGCTGGACGTTTCTATTTACGTGCAGGAAATCGGCAAACATTAGATAAAGTATATGAAAAAGTGGAAAATATCGTACGAGGTGCTGCGATAAGTACGGGCACGACTTTTGAGTTTGGATTGTTCCAAAATGCAGTTGATGATGTCATCGTTACTCCTTCTTTTGATGACTTATTCTTCCAGCATGCAAAAGAAGCAGGTGTTCCAGATGAAGAAATAGAAACGGAACAAAGAACAAGTCTCGGTTCTTCTGATGTAGGAAATGTCAGCCAAGTCATACCAACAATCCAGCCTACGGTAGCAATCTCTGAGACATATATTGCCGGACACACAGAAGAATTCAAAGCTGCTGCTAAAAGTGACAAAGGCCTTGCTTCTATTGCGATTGCAGCAGAACTACTCGCCAATACAGCTCTTGATCTGTTGAAAGAGCCAAAGCTATTAGAAAGAATCAAGCAAGAACATCAAGAAATAGTAGCAAGAAAAAAACAAGAGGGTGCTACTTTCTAG
- a CDS encoding methionine ABC transporter permease has product MTDFFKTYLPNVYLIPDEFVEATKQTLYMSFWTAFIGGMIGIILGVTLVVTRPNGLLANRLLFEILDKLINIIRSIPFIILLSLLALTTRFLVGTTIGAKAALVPLIFGVVPFFARQIENALLEVDPGVIEAAEAMGTSPIGIILRVYLLEGLPGIIRVSALTIINVIGLTTMAGAVGAGGLGNLAISRGYNRFQTDVTIVATLLILILVFLSQFISNQLIKKITH; this is encoded by the coding sequence ATGACTGATTTCTTTAAAACATATTTGCCCAATGTTTATTTGATTCCGGATGAATTTGTCGAAGCGACGAAGCAAACACTATATATGTCTTTTTGGACAGCATTCATTGGCGGGATGATTGGAATCATCTTAGGTGTGACGTTAGTAGTGACACGCCCTAATGGATTACTAGCTAACCGTCTGCTATTTGAAATACTTGATAAGCTGATCAATATCATTCGTTCCATCCCTTTCATTATCTTGCTTTCTCTTTTAGCATTGACTACTCGTTTCTTAGTTGGAACGACGATTGGTGCGAAAGCAGCTTTAGTGCCATTGATTTTTGGAGTTGTTCCGTTTTTTGCTCGTCAAATCGAGAACGCACTGCTAGAAGTTGATCCTGGGGTGATCGAAGCGGCAGAAGCGATGGGAACCAGTCCAATCGGTATCATTTTACGTGTGTATTTGTTAGAAGGTTTGCCTGGTATCATTCGGGTCTCGGCGTTGACTATCATCAACGTGATCGGACTGACTACCATGGCTGGAGCAGTAGGTGCAGGCGGATTAGGGAATCTTGCTATATCGAGAGGGTATAATCGATTCCAAACAGATGTAACGATTGTGGCTACATTATTGATTCTAATCTTAGTTTTTTTAAGTCAATTTATCAGTAATCAACTGATTAAAAAAATTACACATTGA